The segment TGCAGGTGTTGATAATGGAAGCCACAAATCCAGCCGCCATAATCTGCTCCTGCTGGCTTCGCCAGTGGTACCCTTCCGCCAATTCGTAAAACTCGCCGAAGGTCAGCCGCCCAAACTCCCACGGTTTTAGCCCGAGAGGGCCGTATGCCACCGGCGCAGCCTTTTCAATCCACTGGGCTACGGTGGTTACTCGTTTCCCGCGTCTGTCTCCCCGGCCCCATCGTCCTCACCAGCCAAGCTCTCGCCCATGATCTTCGAGGCCTTAATGGCTTCCCCGATCTTACCGGCTAGTTCCCCGAAACTACCGCCACCTTCCATGTACTCTTGCATGAATAGCCCTACGCGCTGCAAGGTAAGTCCTTTTTCCGCATGCTTTAAGCCGCCCCACAGCAAAATGCGCACCGCCGAAAACCCAGCAGCCATGGGATTGCTCATTACATAGAGCAAGGATTTTCCTCCCATCAGTTCCTCCATCTCGGCCGCGGCGTTAATGTCGTAGCGTAGGCGGCGCTCTTTTCCGCCAATGGTAATAAAGACAGGTCCTGTCATCGCTCTTTCCTCCGTTTAAAGAAAATAGGGTGCGCAGCTCAAACCGCACACCCTGTTCGTTATGCTGCCGGGGCAACCCCTGGAGTGGTACTGGTCGAAACGGGCGAATCCGTCAAGCCGGCGCACGTTCCATTGGCAATAGCAATATTAAGGGTACTGTCATTGGCCGCAGCAGTCAGAGCGGTTAACTCCACCTTGGTCCCATAGCCACCAACACTGAATTTCGCCGCTACCGCATTGTCACTTGTCAGTGCTTCTCTGGCTTTTTGCGCAACCACCGCTGCGGAATCATTAAGAGCCACCGCCACACTGATGGTCTTGGGCGAACCGGTCATCCCGGCAGCCGTTACCGTAAAGGTAGCATTGCCAGCAGTTGAAATACTGCCGACTATTTCCGCCGTTTCCACCTGCTTGGTACCATTCACTTCTTCCGGCGCGCCGGCTCCGGCCAACGTAATCTTATAGGTTGCCACCCCGTCATGGGGAGACTCTTCGCTCAAATCGGTAATGGCCGCATAGCCTTGGAACTTAGACCCATCCTTGCGGATATACCGCACATGCACCAATTCCCGATTAGCAAAAACGGTGAGCAATTTAGCCCGGCCCGCATCAATGCTCAAACCCGACACATCGGTCAGCATAACCGCATCCGCTTCAATACTCCAGGACATCATACCGGGCACACTGGTTTTCCAGGCCCCGGACTGTTTATTGGAAGCGTCAATTTGCTCGGCGGTCAGGCTCAAGGTCGCGCCTCGCTGGCCGCCAATTACAGTCCACACCGGAACCTGCGCGGTACCTGTATTCACTTTTAATAGAAAATCCACACCATCACTTGGAATCAATGGCATTGCTTCTCACTCCTTTGTATCTAGGATCATAAACCGAAACACAATGATACCTTCTCGGTGCATATCCAGACGCTCAATCGAATGGCTGTCCACACTGGCGCGGGCAATCTGCCAAAATCCAGACAATACTAGAGGGTTCGCCAAAACCGCTAAAATAGCAGCGTCACAAATGGCAGCCACCTCTTTATCCCCCTGGTACTCACTTAGTACTTTTACGGTCGCCAGCACATCGGCTCCGCCAAAGGTCTTAGCGTCCCAGCTTTGGGCGCATGTTTCCGTCAGCACTACATAGGGCGCTTTTTTCCCTTGGGGCACATAATCGTAAATCCCTACAGACAAAGCACCTATCAACCGATCATACAAGGCTTTGTTCAGCGGCGACACTGGCGAGCGCTTCATCGCCGCACCTCATTTCGCACCGAATTCCTGATTTTTTCTTGAATGCCTGGCACCAGCTCCCGGCGCGCCCGTTCGGCAAAATGCTTGCCCTTCACTCCCCGTTTAGTGCCATATTCCTGCAACGGCGCATGGGGCGCTTTAGCACGGACCATACGGGAGATACCGTACTTGCCCTTGCGATTCACGATGCTTTTACGCAAAAGGCCACTTTTCACCGGCGCTAGATCCCGTTCTCGTTTACGCACCGCTTTAGCCCCTTGCTCAGTTTCCTTTTCAATTACTTGGCTGACATTGGTTGTAACAAGATCGCCAAAGGAAATGCAGCGATCAATTCCTTCCACCTTAACCACCGGCCGCATCGGCCACCACCTCCCGGCATTCTAGCCGCAAATAAGCATGTTTTTCTTCTACATCCACTGGCGGCCCGATCTGTTCAAAGACCCGGCCGCCATACTGAATCCGATCGGTTACCGCCACATCATGGCGATAGCGAATCAGAATGCGATATAAAATCTCAGGCGTCAGCTGCTCATACTGGTCTACTGTTTTAGCAGTGAACGCCTGAAATTTAGCCCACACCGTAGCCCGAGTTAAATACAGCGTTTCATAGCCGCCTTGTCCATCGGGCGCTCTGGTTTCTGCCAGCAGCACGCAGCGGCAGTTCAGTTCTCCTGGATTCATATCTTCACCTACCATAGATGCGCGCGGTATGGGGATAACAACACATACACGACATTCGGAATATCCTCTCCTGCGCGCTGCTCATAAAAATGTCCGATTAAAATCAGCAAGGCTTGCTTCACCGGAGTTGGCACTTCACTAGGCAGCGGCGCTTGCAGGTAGTTTTCCGAATGAGATATCGCCGCAGAAAG is part of the Anaeromusa acidaminophila DSM 3853 genome and harbors:
- a CDS encoding phage tail tube protein, yielding MPLIPSDGVDFLLKVNTGTAQVPVWTVIGGQRGATLSLTAEQIDASNKQSGAWKTSVPGMMSWSIEADAVMLTDVSGLSIDAGRAKLLTVFANRELVHVRYIRKDGSKFQGYAAITDLSEESPHDGVATYKITLAGAGAPEEVNGTKQVETAEIVGSISTAGNATFTVTAAGMTGSPKTISVAVALNDSAAVVAQKAREALTSDNAVAAKFSVGGYGTKVELTALTAAANDSTLNIAIANGTCAGLTDSPVSTSTTPGVAPAA
- a CDS encoding head-tail connector protein, whose protein sequence is MAEPLTLTEIKEYLRIDGEEEHSLLTALLSAAISHSENYLQAPLPSEVPTPVKQALLILIGHFYEQRAGEDIPNVVYVLLSPYRAHLW
- a CDS encoding DUF3168 domain-containing protein encodes the protein MKRSPVSPLNKALYDRLIGALSVGIYDYVPQGKKAPYVVLTETCAQSWDAKTFGGADVLATVKVLSEYQGDKEVAAICDAAILAVLANPLVLSGFWQIARASVDSHSIERLDMHREGIIVFRFMILDTKE
- a CDS encoding HK97 gp10 family phage protein, yielding MRPVVKVEGIDRCISFGDLVTTNVSQVIEKETEQGAKAVRKRERDLAPVKSGLLRKSIVNRKGKYGISRMVRAKAPHAPLQEYGTKRGVKGKHFAERARRELVPGIQEKIRNSVRNEVRR
- a CDS encoding phage head closure protein, with translation MNPGELNCRCVLLAETRAPDGQGGYETLYLTRATVWAKFQAFTAKTVDQYEQLTPEILYRILIRYRHDVAVTDRIQYGGRVFEQIGPPVDVEEKHAYLRLECREVVADAAGG